The genome window TCCTGTTAAGCCAGTTTCACCTTGGATGCCTTGCGGACCGGTAGCACCTGTGAGACCAGTTGGACCGGTTGATCCTGTGAGACCTTGAATGCCTTGAATGCCTTGCGGACCGGTAGCACCTGTAGCTCCTGTTAAGCCAGTTTCACCTTGGATGCCTTGCGGACCGGTAGCACCTGTGAGACCAGTTGGACCGGTTGATCCTGTGAGACCTTGAATGCCTTGAATGCCTTGCGGACCGGTAGCACCTGTAGCTCCTGTTAAGCCAGTTTCACCTTGGATGCCTTGTGGACCGGTAGCACCTGTGAGACCTTGAATGCCTTGCGGACCGGTAGCACCTGTAGCTCCTGTTAAGCCAGTTTCACCCTGAATGCCTTGCGGACCGGTAGCACCTGTGAGACCAGTTGGACCGGTTGATCCTGTGAGACCTTGAATGCCTTGCGGACCGGTAGCACCTGTAGCTCCTGTGAGACCAGTTGGACCGGTTGATCCTGTGAGACCTTGAATGCCTTGAATGCCTTGAGGACCGGTAGCACCTGTGAGACCAGTTTCACCCTGAATACCTTGTGGACCGGTTGATCCTGTGAGACCAGTTGGACCGGTTGATCCTGTGAGACCAGTTGGACCGGTTGATCCTGTGAGACCAGTTGGACCGGTTGATCCTGTGAGACCTTGGATGCCTTGAGGACCGGTTGCACCTGTGAGACCAGTTTCACCTTGGATGCCTTGAGGACCGGTTGCACCTGTAGCTCCGGTCAGACCTTGCGGACCAATAGGACCTGTAGCTCCAGATAAATTACCTTTTAGAACCCAAACTCCAAAAATTTTTAAATAAACATCGCCATTCGAGGAATCGATATAGATATTACCATTTTTTCCAAGTTTTGGAGATGGAATCCCAATTCCAGTAAACACTTTTTCTCTATCTTTATCTTTATCATCTTGCTCTTGCTTGTTTTTATCATCTTGCTCTTGCTCGTTTTTATCATCTTGCTCTTGCTCGTTTTTATCATCTTCTGCTTTCTGGACTAATTCATCTGCTGTTTTCTGAGCTGCATCGTCTGCTGCCTTTTTGATTTCAGCTGCCTTCTGAGCTGCATCACCGGCAGCTTTCTTGGCTGCATCGTCTGCTATTTTCCGATCTGCATCAGATATTGTTTTCTGAGCTGTATCGTCTGCAGTTTTTTGGATATCAGCTGCCTTCTGAGCTGCATCGTCTGCTATTTTCTGAGCTGCATCGTCTGCTGCCTTTTTGATTTCAGCTGCCTTCTGAGCTGCATCGTCTGCTATTTTCTGAGCTGCATCGTCTGCTGCCTTTTTGATTTCAGCTGCCTTCTGAGCTGCATCGTCTGCTATTTTCTGAGCAGATGTATCGTTTGCTGCCTTCTTGGCTGCATCGTCTACTATTTTCCTGGCTGCATCGTCTATTGTTTTTTGAGCTGCGTCGTCTGCTGCCTTCTTAATACCAGCTGCCTTCTTGGCTGCATCGTCTGCTGCCTTCTTGGCTGCATCGTCTGCAGTTTTTTGGATATCAGCTGCCTTCTTGGCTGCATCGTCTGCTATTTTCTGAGCTGCATCGTCTGCTGCTTTTTGGATATCAGCTGCCTTCTTGGCTGCATCGTCTGCTATTTTTTTGGCCGCATCGTCCTGTTCGGCTGCGGCTACAATTGGCAGTGGTGTCGGGATTATTCCCAGTAATAGAATACCAATTAAAATGAGTGCTAGAACTTTAGTGACCAACTAAAGGCCACCGCTATTTGTACTCATTTTGAGCAAGGTTGCTTCGTCCGAGTTGGCGTGTGAATTGGTAAGAAGTGCAAAGTTGTCGACTGTGAGATCCAATGGACCAGTAGTTTGGATGGAGAAAAACAGGGTAAAAGATATTGCTACCGCTATAGAAAGTATGAAAGTTTTTTTCACATCTACTACTTTGTTGTGAATTCTATTAAGCCGCGCTGACGTTTGTGTTAGTTTCATTGACGAATCTGTCAATAGTGTTAACTGATTTTTTGTTTGATGTCACATTGGGAATTTGACGTCAGAATGACTTGCTTTGGCCTTTAATAGTCACCATCTTTGATTTTTTGAATTCTTTATGTTCCCCATAGAAGGCAGACTTTAATTTTGACAGCAGGTTGCCATTATGGTTTTAGTCAATTTCACCATTACTTTTCTAACTTCCTACTAGAATACAAAATGTGCTGATATTGGTATCCGTCTTATTGATTGGATTGCCAAATGGTATCACGGGATCATCTTGGATCGCATGTTCATAAAAGACTAGGTTTGTGATTTTGCCCATCCACGTTCAATGAGTTTTGTTTTGGTTTCAGGTTTGACGCAAACAGGATTCTCATTGCTTGTCTTGATTACAAGATGAAGGTTTTCTTTGCACCGTATTTTATCAACAGTGATTCCTGCCTTGAATTGTTTTAGGGGGGATTCAATGACATCATCCATAGAAACAGGAACTACCTCTGCAGATATCACAGTAATGTCAACAGATTGATGGGCTCCTACGAATCTGCCATCATCAATGTAATCAGGATCTGCCCACACATCAAGCTTGTATTTTCCTTCGGGAATGCCTTCCGGAATAACCAGGCTTATGTTAAATCTATCAGAAGATGAAATAAAATCCGAGTGAAAAAAAGGGCAGTCAATGTCTTGCGCCAAGACACTTTTAGGCTTGACAAAAAGGTAGTGAGGTTTGGTGGCAGATTCTTTGCATATGCCAACATCAGGAGTAATCCAAGGAATGATGTTTCCAATTCCATCAGTTATTCTAAAGGATAGTCGTACTGTTTCGCCTACCACCACTTGTGATTTTGTGACATTCAAATCAGAGATTAGCACTTTGTACACGTCTTCGTTTGTGACATTTACTGCCAGCCCGGGAATTTCGAGCTCTGGTTCTGGTTCAATGATTGATTCAACGACTTTGACGCCCGGAGTGAAGTAGTTTTGCCTTGCGTTTCTATGCTCGTCCCAAACATTTGTTGCCATAATGTTGAATTCAAGCGGCGTTCTGAATGTGTGATAAACCGTTACAATCAGGCAGTCATTTTTGAAAACGGCGTCCGTTCTACACGGCCCTTCTGACGTTTCTACTCTAACATCTTTCAAGGCATGTTCCGGATCTATGACGTTTACCGTGTTAATCTCATCCCATGATCTGTATAATTCGATCATAACCTTGCTATCGCCAAGTACTTGTCCCTTAGCTAAACCAAATATCAAATCAAAATGCCTCACTTCGTCTGGCGCATCTTCTTCAAATATCTTGAAAACTGCCTTGTTGACAGCTCCGACTTCGGTTGTTCTCAATGCAAGTGGAGTTAAGAATGACCCTACATTTGATGAATGCCCGTTATATGAAAATCCCAGATCCACCCTGCGGAAGCTGTTGCTGTCCAGCCCCAATGTCGGTGGTATGCAGTCATCACAGTCGCTGCTGGACGTTACGTCTACTATGTCTAATGGAGGTGCAATTGTAACTAACGGGGCAGTAATCGTATCGAAAAACCCAGTTGTAGTGACTGCGCCATTTGACAGGATTCTTCCGTCCATAACCACAGTGCTTCCCAGTGTAATAGCTGCGTTACTCAGTATAATCCCTGCAAAAATACTGTCATCACCAAGCGTCGTTCCGCCTGCAGGCACCCAGAACACATTGTCAGCCTTTGCATTTCCTACCAGCGAAACCTGTGAGAACTCTAGGGCATCAAGTGTGCCGCTTATTCTAAAGATATAGGTTCCATCACCATTAAGAGTAATCCCATTGTTTATTGATGCAGCGCCCGTAATGCAATAAACCCCAGGTGCAAGCGGTGAAAGAGTGTCAAGTACGGTTGCCACACCAAGTGTTGTCGTACAAGCTCCAGACTTGGAAGGATCGTTTGCAGACGCAAGCAGGCTGGCTTGTTTTGCTATTGCCGAAACATAGACAGGATTGGGAGATGCAAATGTGGTACCAGCGACAGTTGGAGGATTTGCAGGCGCTACAGTGTAGCCAAGATCACCATTAAGAACGGTTCCGGTTCCGGAGTTGGTGTACGTGTTTGCAAGAATGACAAAGTTGTCGACCCCTGTAAGGTCCAACGGGCCGGCAGCAGTAGTAGTTTGGATGGAGAAAAGCATGACAGAAAATACGGCAGCTGCAAGAAAGTATAGTTTTTTCATAGTTATGACAGTTTTTGTTTAGAATCTAATTAAGTTTTAGAGTATCAGCAACTAGTCCATTATCTTTGGATGTTTTTCTTTTTTCTCTTTGACTTCCTTTACCTTGTTCTTTTCCCCTACGTCGCCATCAAAAGGAGTGTCAAAGCCACTTACCGTGTTCTTGGTAATAGAGTTATTATTCCCATAGTTACCAATTCCGATGTCATAGTCAAACTGGTTGCAGTCGGCAATAGTTGCGCTATCAAAAACATTGTTCCCAGTTATTGTCAAATTGTCAGCAGACCCGTAGATTCCAATGTCAGAATTTCCACCAATCTGGTTTTTTCGAATTACAGAGTTATCTGCACCAAAGATCAGTATGGCTGTTGCCACCGTATCACTTGCGCCGCACCACTGATTTCCATCAATTTTGTTGTTCTGGACAATTCCAGTTGCACCAAACCCGAGCTGAATCGAGTTTGCAGCTAATTGAGGAGTCGCAGTAGAGCCGACATCGTTGTGGTGAATATCCACAGTTACATCTCCGTTTGCAAGAATTCCAGTTTTTTGATAATTGGAAACTTTGTTATGGCCAATTTCTACAGACAGTGTGCCAGGATGTGTCCCATCAAATGGAGCGTTGCGCACCTCAATTGCGTTTCCTTCCTGACATCCGCTTGCAGCCTGATTTAGGCTGAGTATGGTATTGTGCATTATAGAGCCAGATGCGCCCTCAAACATGATACCTCGCAGCCTATCATCACCGGCATCACAAACATTGGCTAGACCACTGGTTGCGATGTTGAGTTTAGTCACATGTGCAACTGTGCCTTGGTTTTTGACTACAGCGCCGACAAAATGTCCTCCCAATGGATCAACTGCAGTTATTGTATGGCGTTTTCCATCAAGCGTAAATCCATTTGGAATCAGTATGGTTTCATCGGTAATGCAGTCATTATTCAGTGTCATTACGGTTTTCTTTGTAGTGAATTGGCAGTCAGCATTATCATTATTAGCATTATCATTTCTATCGTTACCCTTTCGGTCATCATCATTTCTATCATTACCCTTTCGGTCATCATCATTTCTATCGTTGCTGTTACGGTCATTACTATCGTCTTTCTCAGCTGCAGTTACAATTGGCAAGGACATTGGAATTATTCCCAGCAATAAAACACCGATTAAGAGAGATGCTAGAACTTTGGTGATCAATTACAAGGTCACCATGTACAGTAGAATTATTTTCATAGACATCAGCTAGTTTGTTGGCAGTGTTAATAAGCCGCGCTGACGTTTGTGTTAGTTTCATGGACCGATCTGTCAGTACTGATTGAATTTGTGCTGATTTACAAAAGATCAGAAACGATTGAATGATCAGATATTTTGAAAAGACATAGTTTCCCAGTAAAACGAGATTTGTCCGATAGAACATTTTCTGATTACGGTATCATGACGATAGATTCGCATGCCAAATCAGTGTCAGTTCCCTGCCCGCCGTTACAAGAGTCATTTCCTAGTCCACCGTTTAAGACATCAGAGCCAACATTGCCAAACAGCTGATCATCACCATCATCACCAAAAATAACATCATTTTGTGCATTTCCAATTAGAGTATCGTTTCCGTTTCCGCCAGAGAGGGTGTCTGCCCCAAGACCGCCAATCACAGTATCGTTACCGTCATTACCATTTACGACGTCATTGCCGGATTGGCCATCTATCACATCATCACCAAGATCGCCGTTTAGTGTATCAGTGCCCGCGTTTCCATTAATCACGTCATTGTCCAATCCGCCGTTAATCACGTCATTTCCGGCGTTGCCGTTTATGAGATCGTTGCCGTTTCCGCCGTTTATCGTGTCATCGCCGTTTCCGCCAGAGATGGTGTCGTTTCCAGGTCCGCTAGAGATGGTGTCGTTTCCAGGTCCGCCGTTTATGGTGTTATTGCCGCTTTCATCAATGATGCAGTCATTGCCTCCCCGACCTTGTATGCTGTCATTGCCGCCAAATCCCTGTATTAGATCCATCTCAGGAGTACCAATCAGCACGTCAGAGGAGGGCCCACCAACGAACACATTAGATCCATATGATGACAGCGGTAATCCGCAGAACAGCGGAGTGACTACGTTTATTGTTGCTTCTGCGCGCGCTTGCAAGTCAGACGGGTATGTTATGACATTTTCAAGCGGGTCAGTTCCACTGCCTATTGCAGCGTTTGTGAAGGTTCCAGCTGTTGGGAATGTCTGCGTACACTCAAACTTCCACGCATCTCCAGGATCAAGCACGTTGTCTTGATCAGTGTCGCCCACGTTGAATCCGCCTGAGAGAATCGCCGTGACAGGCGAGCACGAGTCGTCTGTTACTGAGACATTTGTGAGCGGCTGGTTACCGTCGTTTGTTTCAGTGTATGTAAATGTCACCGACTGTCCTACGAAGACAATTGTCGCACTGGCAGTCTTGCTAAGAAATATTGACGATATGCCAATTGGATCTGTAGTTGGGGCGATAATGACATCAAATGGTCCTGTTGTGGTAACTGTCCCATTTGACAGGATTCTTCCGTTTACAACTACAATGTTGCCCAAGGTAATATCTGCATCACTCAGTATGTTCCCTGCAAAAATACTGTCATCGCCAAGCGTCGTTCCACCTGCGGGTACCCAGAATACGTTGTTAGCTTGTGCTCCGCCATTTAGTGTAACAGCCGAGCTTGCCAAGGCATCCAGTGCGCCAGTTATTCTAAAGAGGTAGATGCCGTCACCGTCAAGAATGACCCCGTTTGTTATTGAAACAGCGCCGTCAATGCAATAGATTCCAGACGCAAGCGGGGACATGGTAGTCAGGTCAGTTGCACCAGAAAGGTTTGTCATACAATATCCAGACTGTGCAGGATTGTTTGCAGACGCAAGCAGGTTAGCCTGAATTATCATCGCCGAAAGATAAGCAGGATCAGTAGACGCAAACGTATTGCCAGTGACAGTCGGGGGGTTTGAAGGCGCCACGGCATACCCGAGATCCCCATCAAGGATTGTGCCTTCGCCTGAGTTGGTGTACGTGTTTGCAAGAATAGCAAAGTTGCCCACCCCCGTAACGTCCAACGGGTCCACGGCAGTAGCAGCTCTGATGGAGAACGGCATGACAGAGAACACGGCGGCCATTGCAAAAAATATGAGAATTTTTTTGTTAGTCAAAATCAATACAGTTCCTAATCCCTAACTGGCTATTAGGCTGCGCTGACGTTTGTGTTAGTTTCATGGACCGATCTGTCAGTATGAAGCAAAAGCATCATTGGTGTGTGAGCCACATGTGGAAAACAACCAAAATCTAGTCTTAAATGCGAATAAGAAATTGATTATCAAAATATGAGAAGGCCAATTCCAGAAAACGGCCCATTTAGATACATACGTAAAGACGACACAATACAACCATTTGACAACAGACTCAAGTCACTAAATAACTTGGAATTAAGTGATTTTTACAACCACAACATAGCAAACAGACATGTCTTTGTTTATGAGTTCGAGGGGAAGATTTTGTGCATATTGGTTTTTGACGACAAGGGGGATCATTTCTATCTCAACTTGATAGAAAACAACAAAGTCCATGAAAAAGAATGCGACAGGATGAATCCTGCACCGAAATTAATCAGATATGTTGAAAAAAATTGCCGAGTCTCTAGGCCATAAAAAAATGAGACTGGATGCGCTTGAACAGCTTGTTCCATACTATACGAAACTCGGTTATTTCTCAATAAATGAAGAACGCCACAAAGACTATGGATTGTTGGTAAGAATGATGAAGCTATTTGGCAACTAGAGTCTTCTTTTGCCGCTGAATTTTTCCCAGGCGGATTTTTGGGAATTTCGGCAGTCGTTCTAGTTCCTGAATTGTTCTTTTTATGTTGTCGTTCATCAATAATCGCGATTCTACATATCCAGAATAGCTCTCGTTGTTTTCTGCCGAAAGTAAAGAAATTGCTTCGTCCAAGGTGTGATTGATCGTGATTGTGCGCTTTACCTTAGTCATACTATGGTATGGCAAAGGTAAGATATAAGCATACATTCAGTAAAAGAGCACAAACTACATTCATTGCTTCTACCATTTTGAATCTTTGATAAACACAGTATGTTTCCCGTCATTGTTTGGATACTTGTTTTTTTATCTTAATGACGCGGTCTTGCCGTTTTTAGAAGACTCGCGTATTTGCCTCTAGCAACAGAATGTGACAAAACCGGTATATATTTAGAAAAAACCAATCAAAATAGATACAATTGAAGATCCCAAGGATTAGTTCCGCGCTAAAGGCAGTAGAGCTAAAACAAACACCCGCGCCCCTGATAATCGGAGAGCGGCTAAACACCCAGGGCTCAAAGAGGGCAAAGCAACTAGTCTTATCAGATGACTTTGATGGACTAATTGACCTTGCAAGAGAGCAGGTCGAGGACGGGGCGCACTGTCTGGACGTGTGCGTTGCCACGACAGAAAGGGCAGACGAACTAGAATTTATGAAAAAACTAGTAAAACGGCTATCACTTGAGATTGACGCGCCGCT of Candidatus Nitrosotenuis sp. DW1 contains these proteins:
- a CDS encoding ice-binding family protein, coding for MTNKKILIFFAMAAVFSVMPFSIRAATAVDPLDVTGVGNFAILANTYTNSGEGTILDGDLGYAVAPSNPPTVTGNTFASTDPAYLSAMIIQANLLASANNPAQSGYCMTNLSGATDLTTMSPLASGIYCIDGAVSITNGVILDGDGIYLFRITGALDALASSAVTLNGGAQANNVFWVPAGGTTLGDDSIFAGNILSDADITLGNIVVVNGRILSNGTVTTTGPFDVIIAPTTDPIGISSIFLSKTASATIVFVGQSVTFTYTETNDGNQPLTNVSVTDDSCSPVTAILSGGFNVGDTDQDNVLDPGDAWKFECTQTFPTAGTFTNAAIGSGTDPLENVITYPSDLQARAEATINVVTPLFCGLPLSSYGSNVFVGGPSSDVLIGTPEMDLIQGFGGNDSIQGRGGNDCIIDESGNNTINGGPGNDTISSGPGNDTISGGNGDDTINGGNGNDLINGNAGNDVINGGLDNDVINGNAGTDTLNGDLGDDVIDGQSGNDVVNGNDGNDTVIGGLGADTLSGGNGNDTLIGNAQNDVIFGDDGDDQLFGNVGSDVLNGGLGNDSCNGGQGTDTDLACESIVMIP
- a CDS encoding ice-binding family protein, with product MKKLYFLAAAVFSVMLFSIQTTTAAGPLDLTGVDNFVILANTYTNSGTGTVLNGDLGYTVAPANPPTVAGTTFASPNPVYVSAIAKQASLLASANDPSKSGACTTTLGVATVLDTLSPLAPGVYCITGAASINNGITLNGDGTYIFRISGTLDALEFSQVSLVGNAKADNVFWVPAGGTTLGDDSIFAGIILSNAAITLGSTVVMDGRILSNGAVTTTGFFDTITAPLVTIAPPLDIVDVTSSSDCDDCIPPTLGLDSNSFRRVDLGFSYNGHSSNVGSFLTPLALRTTEVGAVNKAVFKIFEEDAPDEVRHFDLIFGLAKGQVLGDSKVMIELYRSWDEINTVNVIDPEHALKDVRVETSEGPCRTDAVFKNDCLIVTVYHTFRTPLEFNIMATNVWDEHRNARQNYFTPGVKVVESIIEPEPELEIPGLAVNVTNEDVYKVLISDLNVTKSQVVVGETVRLSFRITDGIGNIIPWITPDVGICKESATKPHYLFVKPKSVLAQDIDCPFFHSDFISSSDRFNISLVIPEGIPEGKYKLDVWADPDYIDDGRFVGAHQSVDITVISAEVVPVSMDDVIESPLKQFKAGITVDKIRCKENLHLVIKTSNENPVCVKPETKTKLIERGWAKSQT
- a CDS encoding right-handed parallel beta-helix repeat-containing protein yields the protein MLGIIPMSLPIVTAAEKDDSNDRNSNDRNDDDRKGNDRNDDDRKGNDRNDNANNDNADCQFTTKKTVMTLNNDCITDETILIPNGFTLDGKRHTITAVDPLGGHFVGAVVKNQGTVAHVTKLNIATSGLANVCDAGDDRLRGIMFEGASGSIMHNTILSLNQAASGCQEGNAIEVRNAPFDGTHPGTLSVEIGHNKVSNYQKTGILANGDVTVDIHHNDVGSTATPQLAANSIQLGFGATGIVQNNKIDGNQWCGASDTVATAILIFGADNSVIRKNQIGGNSDIGIYGSADNLTITGNNVFDSATIADCNQFDYDIGIGNYGNNNSITKNTVSGFDTPFDGDVGEKNKVKEVKEKKEKHPKIMD